Proteins co-encoded in one Lysobacter solisilvae genomic window:
- a CDS encoding M20/M25/M40 family metallo-hydrolase, whose translation MAASAAASAAEPDLAAIRDQVTRQHDVSIKRLQDWIALPSIAAENLNSRQGAEYMARLAREAGFQKVEILDTDGKPGVFATLDAGAAKTVGLYFMYDVKQYDPAEWTSPPLEARLVDKPGLGKVMVGRGAVNQKGPESALLAALHAIRDAHEKVPVNLVLVAEGEEEIGSPHIAQLVHRPEVAAALRDTVGVFMPAASQDAEGAVQVSLGAKGVVELELVASGEKWGRGPAKDVHSSLKAMVDSPAWRLVKALNTLVSEDGNTVTIDGYPKAPAISAGDKAMVAVAAARRNEERVKAQLGVKHWIDDLAWQQANERLVSQPTVNIEGLVGGYTGPGGKTVLPHRAVAKIDMRLVPGMKKDDAVAALKSHLAKRGYGDIEVNVSGGYDPTQTAADAPLVQAQMATLKRLGLDPFFWPRNAGSYPGFVFTDKPLSLASGHFGLGHGGGAHAPDEFLVIEPSNPKVQGYDGAVMSFVEYLYELGK comes from the coding sequence ATGGCCGCATCGGCTGCGGCCAGTGCCGCGGAACCGGACCTCGCCGCCATCCGCGACCAGGTCACGCGGCAGCACGACGTGTCGATCAAGCGCCTGCAGGACTGGATCGCGCTTCCTTCGATTGCCGCGGAGAACCTCAACTCACGGCAGGGTGCCGAGTACATGGCCCGGCTCGCGCGGGAGGCCGGCTTCCAGAAGGTCGAGATCCTGGACACCGACGGCAAGCCGGGGGTTTTCGCCACCCTCGACGCCGGTGCGGCCAAGACGGTCGGCCTGTACTTCATGTACGACGTGAAGCAGTACGACCCGGCCGAGTGGACTTCTCCGCCGCTGGAAGCGCGGCTGGTGGACAAGCCGGGCCTGGGCAAGGTGATGGTCGGGCGTGGCGCGGTGAACCAGAAGGGCCCCGAGTCGGCGCTGCTGGCCGCCCTGCACGCCATTCGCGATGCGCACGAGAAGGTGCCGGTCAACCTGGTGCTGGTGGCGGAAGGTGAGGAGGAAATCGGCTCACCGCACATCGCGCAGCTGGTGCACAGGCCCGAGGTGGCCGCCGCGTTGCGCGATACGGTTGGGGTGTTCATGCCCGCGGCGTCGCAGGACGCCGAAGGCGCCGTGCAGGTCAGCCTGGGCGCGAAGGGCGTGGTCGAACTGGAACTGGTCGCCAGTGGCGAGAAGTGGGGGCGCGGCCCGGCCAAGGACGTGCATTCCTCGCTCAAGGCGATGGTGGACAGCCCGGCGTGGCGGCTGGTCAAGGCGCTGAACACGCTGGTCTCCGAGGACGGCAATACCGTCACCATCGATGGCTATCCCAAGGCCCCTGCGATCAGCGCCGGGGACAAGGCGATGGTCGCCGTGGCGGCGGCGCGCCGCAACGAAGAGAGGGTCAAGGCGCAACTCGGCGTGAAGCACTGGATCGATGACCTGGCCTGGCAGCAGGCCAACGAGCGCCTGGTCTCGCAGCCGACCGTCAACATCGAAGGCCTGGTCGGCGGCTATACGGGGCCTGGGGGCAAGACGGTGCTGCCGCATCGCGCCGTGGCGAAGATCGACATGCGCCTGGTGCCTGGCATGAAGAAGGACGACGCGGTCGCCGCCCTGAAGTCGCACCTGGCCAAGCGCGGGTATGGCGACATCGAGGTCAACGTCAGCGGCGGATACGACCCGACCCAGACGGCAGCCGATGCACCGCTGGTGCAGGCGCAGATGGCCACGCTGAAGCGCCTGGGGCTCGATCCGTTCTTCTGGCCCCGCAATGCCGGTTCCTATCCCGGTTTCGTCTTCACCGACAAGCCACTGAGCCTGGCCTCGGGCCACTTCGGCCTGGGTCACGGCGGCGGCGCGCATGCCCCGGACGAATTCCTGGTGATCGAGCCTTCCAATCCGAAGGTGCAGGGTTACGACGGCGCGGTCATGTCCTTCGTCGAATACCTGTACGAACTGGGCAAGTAA
- a CDS encoding sensor domain-containing diguanylate cyclase, with the protein MTSGTERPEHDHDVYRTLVESTKAIPWTIDWATMRFTYIGPQIETLLGWTPESWVTVQDWVERMHPDDRERVVGFCVAQSQAGTDHEADYRAMTRDGDYVWIRDVVHVVRGEDGAVRSLVGFMFDIRDRKRSEEQLAQLQARLEELSYQDGLTGVANRRMFDAVLEREWNEARRAGQPLSLIMLDIDYFKQYNDHYGHLQGDECLRRVAQALLSASTRGRDFLGRFGGEEFVMVLPDTDAPSAMRVAQRCRDVILEQGIVHEGSRVGGTLTVSVGVATQRPTEEGTAFDLIARVDKRLYAAKQLGRNRIVSEAVPEVERA; encoded by the coding sequence ATGACGAGCGGTACCGAAAGGCCCGAACACGACCACGACGTCTATCGGACGCTGGTCGAATCCACCAAGGCGATTCCGTGGACCATCGACTGGGCCACCATGCGCTTCACCTACATCGGCCCCCAGATCGAGACGCTGCTGGGATGGACGCCGGAAAGCTGGGTCACCGTGCAGGACTGGGTCGAGCGGATGCATCCCGACGACCGCGAGCGCGTGGTCGGGTTCTGCGTGGCGCAGTCCCAGGCTGGAACCGACCACGAAGCCGACTACCGTGCCATGACGCGCGACGGCGACTATGTCTGGATCCGCGACGTGGTCCATGTAGTGCGGGGCGAGGACGGCGCCGTCCGCTCGCTGGTCGGCTTCATGTTCGATATCCGCGACCGCAAGCGCAGCGAGGAACAACTGGCACAGCTGCAGGCCCGGCTGGAAGAGCTGTCCTACCAGGATGGCCTCACGGGCGTGGCCAACCGCCGCATGTTCGACGCGGTGCTTGAGCGCGAGTGGAACGAAGCGCGGCGCGCCGGCCAGCCCCTGTCGCTGATCATGCTGGATATCGACTATTTCAAGCAGTACAACGACCACTACGGCCACCTGCAGGGCGACGAGTGCCTGCGCCGCGTGGCCCAGGCGCTGCTTTCGGCATCGACGCGGGGACGCGACTTCCTGGGCCGGTTCGGTGGCGAGGAATTCGTGATGGTCCTGCCCGATACCGATGCGCCTTCAGCCATGCGCGTGGCGCAGCGCTGCCGCGACGTGATCCTGGAGCAGGGCATCGTCCACGAGGGGTCCCGCGTCGGCGGCACGCTGACCGTCAGCGTCGGCGTCGCCACGCAGCGCCCGACGGAAGAGGGCACCGCGTTCGACTTGATCGCGCGCGTCGACAAGCGCCTCTATGCGGCCAAGCAGCTGGGTCGCAACCGCATCGTGAGCGAGGCGGTGCCCGAGGTAGAGCGCGCCTGA
- a CDS encoding M23 family metallopeptidase, protein MNKHNWSRRTLLLAMALAVGTAGAAWAGNGLPRSSTGKPALQRQSQPATVLGAQDLVYSYDEMFDFDIPAYLGKHAPHLRPHAEVISHWAGYSGISPKVLIALMEQQSGVVSRRGGAQSMRRPFGALSKATGFNEQTRDVALALRRSLYAPPVPAVTPKGLATLSSANPLQALYLRAGESSASAALLGDGAFQLVYGRLFNGPRKATTSGRFSHGDVNTKAGPVNGFLQFPFPRGQSWHVGGAHTNTGSGSWPMSSLDMSQGGGWGSYQGNTWVVASAAGYFKRHSSCFAEVVHTGGWSTTYYHMMNLQYGTGAYVYKNYGIGNPANTTSQALCNGGSSTGPHEHWSLKYNGSHYHLNGVYLSGFQITALGSSYDTYCSRFYLSKNGYRYCSGWFYNP, encoded by the coding sequence ATGAACAAACACAATTGGTCCCGCAGGACGCTGTTGCTGGCGATGGCGCTCGCCGTCGGGACCGCGGGCGCGGCCTGGGCTGGAAACGGCCTCCCACGCAGCAGCACCGGCAAGCCCGCGCTGCAGCGGCAATCACAGCCGGCAACAGTTCTGGGTGCACAGGACCTGGTGTATTCCTACGACGAGATGTTCGATTTCGACATTCCCGCCTACCTGGGCAAGCACGCGCCGCACCTGCGCCCGCACGCGGAGGTGATCTCGCACTGGGCCGGCTACAGCGGTATCAGTCCCAAGGTGCTGATCGCACTCATGGAGCAGCAGAGCGGGGTGGTGTCCCGTCGTGGCGGCGCGCAGTCGATGCGGCGACCGTTCGGTGCGCTGTCCAAGGCCACCGGATTCAACGAGCAGACGCGCGACGTGGCCCTTGCGTTGCGCCGGTCGCTGTACGCACCGCCGGTGCCGGCGGTGACGCCCAAGGGCCTGGCGACGCTGTCGTCGGCCAACCCCCTGCAGGCGCTGTACCTGCGCGCGGGTGAGAGCAGCGCCAGCGCCGCGCTGCTGGGCGATGGTGCCTTCCAGCTGGTCTATGGGCGGCTGTTCAACGGACCGCGCAAGGCGACGACTTCGGGGCGCTTCAGCCACGGCGACGTGAATACCAAGGCCGGTCCGGTCAACGGCTTCCTGCAGTTCCCGTTCCCGCGTGGGCAGTCATGGCACGTGGGTGGCGCGCACACGAACACCGGTTCGGGTTCCTGGCCGATGTCCTCGCTGGACATGTCCCAAGGCGGCGGCTGGGGCAGCTATCAGGGCAACACCTGGGTGGTGGCATCGGCCGCGGGATACTTCAAGCGACACTCCTCCTGCTTCGCCGAGGTCGTGCACACCGGTGGGTGGTCGACCACCTACTACCACATGATGAACCTGCAGTACGGCACCGGTGCCTACGTATACAAGAACTACGGCATCGGCAATCCCGCCAACACCACCTCGCAGGCGCTGTGCAACGGTGGATCCTCCACCGGCCCGCACGAGCACTGGTCGCTCAAGTACAACGGCAGCCACTACCACTTGAATGGCGTGTACCTGTCCGGCTTCCAGATCACCGCGCTGGGCAGCAGCTATGACACCTATTGCTCGCGCTTCTATCTGAGCAAGAACGGCTACCGGTACTGCTCGGGCTGGTTCTACAACCCCTGA
- a CDS encoding alpha/beta fold hydrolase → MSANESIAGRVRLHVEDSGGDGRPVVLIHGWPLSAQSWQAQTGPLRSAGYRVVAYDRRGFGRSDKPADGYDYDTLSADLAGLLEDLDLREVTLVGFSMGGGEVARFVANHGEERLRSVVFAAAVPPCLMKSADNPDGPLTPEKAREKEEGLKDDREGYFDKFTTVFFSANDVLKVSEAQRQEALAVCRQSDQRAALGCMKAFATTDFRDDLKKITVPVLVLHGDSDATVPFEGSGKRTHAAIAGSRLVLLRDAPHGCNLSHADEFNEALLDFLKD, encoded by the coding sequence ATGTCCGCCAATGAATCCATCGCCGGCCGCGTGCGCCTCCATGTGGAAGACAGCGGAGGTGATGGCCGTCCCGTGGTCCTCATCCACGGCTGGCCCTTGTCGGCGCAGTCATGGCAGGCCCAGACCGGGCCGCTGCGCAGCGCGGGCTATCGCGTCGTCGCCTACGACCGGCGCGGATTCGGGCGTTCGGACAAGCCGGCCGATGGCTATGACTACGACACGCTCTCCGCGGACCTGGCCGGCCTGCTGGAAGACCTGGACCTGCGCGAGGTGACACTCGTCGGGTTCTCGATGGGCGGTGGGGAAGTGGCCCGTTTCGTGGCCAATCACGGCGAGGAACGCCTGCGAAGCGTCGTGTTCGCCGCCGCCGTGCCCCCGTGCCTGATGAAGTCGGCGGACAATCCCGACGGCCCGCTCACGCCGGAGAAGGCGCGTGAGAAGGAGGAGGGCCTCAAGGACGATCGCGAAGGCTACTTCGACAAGTTCACCACAGTTTTCTTCAGCGCGAACGACGTGCTGAAAGTGAGTGAAGCGCAGCGGCAGGAAGCGCTGGCGGTGTGCCGGCAGTCGGACCAGCGCGCCGCGCTGGGTTGCATGAAAGCGTTCGCGACCACGGATTTCCGTGACGACCTGAAGAAGATCACCGTGCCCGTCCTGGTGCTGCACGGTGACAGCGACGCCACGGTGCCATTCGAGGGGTCCGGCAAGCGCACGCATGCCGCCATCGCCGGCAGCCGCCTGGTGCTCCTGCGCGATGCCCCGCATGGATGCAACCTGAGTCACGCCGATGAGTTCAACGAAGCGTTGCTGGACTTCCTGAAAGACTAG
- a CDS encoding glycoside hydrolase family 19 protein — MLSPSVLKRLYPRAPQAHLDSFAQRHAALFDEFGVGATRNRLQFFLAQIGHESSGLTIAEENLSYRASRLMAVWPSRFPTLAAAEPFAHNPQKLANQVYAHRMGNGAPESGDGFRFRGRGYAQVTGRDGYREVGAVAGLDLLTHPRQVADPDHALRAACAFWEWKKLSALADRGDFVAVTRRWNGGNVGMEDRRLWLVRVQTIVPTRTAAG; from the coding sequence ATGCTCTCCCCTTCCGTACTGAAGCGCCTCTATCCGAGGGCACCGCAGGCGCATCTCGACAGTTTTGCGCAGCGCCATGCTGCCCTGTTCGACGAGTTCGGCGTCGGCGCCACGCGCAACCGCCTGCAGTTCTTCCTTGCCCAGATCGGCCACGAATCAAGCGGCCTGACCATCGCCGAGGAAAACCTGAGCTACCGGGCATCCCGCCTGATGGCCGTCTGGCCGTCGCGCTTCCCTACCTTGGCCGCAGCCGAGCCGTTTGCGCACAACCCGCAGAAACTGGCCAACCAGGTCTATGCCCACCGGATGGGCAACGGCGCGCCGGAGAGCGGCGACGGGTTCCGTTTCCGCGGCCGCGGCTACGCGCAGGTCACCGGTCGGGACGGCTATCGGGAGGTCGGTGCCGTAGCCGGCCTGGACCTGCTCACCCACCCCCGGCAGGTCGCCGATCCCGACCACGCACTGCGCGCGGCGTGTGCGTTCTGGGAGTGGAAGAAGCTGTCGGCCCTGGCCGATCGTGGCGACTTCGTCGCGGTGACCCGGCGCTGGAACGGCGGCAACGTCGGCATGGAAGACCGCCGCTTGTGGCTGGTGCGCGTGCAGACGATCGTGCCCACCCGCACCGCCGCAGGATGA